The sequence CCGCCGCGCGCACCGGCGTGCGCCCCGGCACCAGCGAGAAGATCCAGATTCCGGCCGGCAAGAAGGTCGCCTTCAAGGTCGCCAGCACCCTCAAGGGCAACCTCTAAGCACGGCGGTACCCAAAGGGCGCGGGCGCAGCCAGGTGGCTGCGCCCTCTTCTTGTTTGGCCCGGAGGACTCAGAGAGGCGCGCTGAGCACCTCAAGCTGCACGTCCACGTTGCCGGCCACAGCGCGGCTGTAGGGGCACACGGCGTGCGCGGCGTGCAGCAGCTGCGTGGCGGTGTCGTGGGGCGTGCCGGGCAGGAACACCTGCATCTTCACGCCCAGGGAATACCCGCCGCTGGCATCCGTATGCAGACTGACGTGGGCGCGGCCCTGGGGCGTGCCGATGGTCACGCCGTCGCGGCGCGCCACACTTTGAAGCGCGCTGAGAAAGCACGAAGCGTACCCGGCCGCAAACAGCTCTTCCGGGTCCGTGCCTTCCGTGCGGGCGTGTGGCGGGCGGAGGGTGACGTTCAGGCGGTCGCGGCCGATGAACGCCTGACCGGTGCGGCCCCCATGCACGTCGGAGGTGGTGGTGAACAGCAGCTTCGCTTCGGTGGTCATGCACCGAGGTTACCCTGCTGATTACGCAGAATCAATCGAGTAATGCGAAGCGATTACAACTTCTTCCGGTATAATCTGAGAATGGATCAGCGGCACCTGCAGGCCTTCGTGACCGTCGCGCACGAGCGGCATTTCGGGCGGGCCGCCGAGCGTCTCCACCTGACCGCTCCGCCCCTGGGGCGCATGATCCGCGCGCTGGAAGATGAGATCGGCACCCCCCTGCTGACCCGGACCACCCGCCGCGTGGACCTCACCCCCGCCGGCGCGGCGTTCCTGCCGGAAGCGCAGGCGATCCTGACGCACCTGGACGTGGCCGCCAGTCTGGCGCGGCGTACCGCCGCCGGTGAGGCCGGGCAGCTGCGCCTGGGGTACGTGGGCGCGGCGCAGACCCGGCTCGTGCCGCGCCTGTGGCGGCGCCTGCACGGCTCTCACCCGGACGTGCAGCTGCACGCCACGGAACTCTGCACCCCTGACCAGCGTCAGGCGCTGCTGGCCGGTGAACTCGACGCCGGACTGATGGCCCTGCCGGTCTGGCATGACGAGCTGTGCGCGCAGCTCCTGACCCGCATTCCGCTGCTGGCCGCCCTGCCCGCCGATCACGCCCTGGCCGGGCGGGCGCACCTGCGGCTGCGGGACCTGGCCGGCGAGGAGTGGCTGACCTGCACCCCGAACGCCACAACGCTGCCGCCCGAACAGGTGCAGGCCCTCTGCCAGGCATTCGGGGTGGTGCCCCGCACCCGGGCGGTGGGCGGCACGGAGAGCGCCGTGGTAGGCCGCGTGGCCGCCGGGCTGGGGGTGACGCTGGTCCCGCAGACCCTGGTCAACCCTCAGCAGGACGGCGTGTCGTTCGTTCCTCTGCTCGACGAGGTGACGCTGGATGTGGGGGTGGTGACCCGCCGGGACGCCAGCAACCCGGCCCTCGCGCCACTGCTCGCCCACCTCGCGGCTCTCGCCGACCCCTGAAGCGGCAAGGCGGCCGGAACGTCATGTTCCGGCCGGCCTTGAAGGGAATCAGCGGTTGTTCAGGCCGTGACGCAGCACTTCCGCCAGCTGGCGGGTGGTGTGCGACTGCAGTTCGTCGAGTTCGGCGCCAGCGGCGCGCAGCAGGGCGCGGTGCGTCTCGGCGTTGCGGGCCTCGGCGCCGCTGACCTGGTGGACGGCGGCCTGCACCGTGAAGTGCGCGTCCGGCAGCAGCGACAGGTTGCTGCGCGCGCCGGCGTGCCGCGCGCCCAGCAGCGCGCCGAGCATCCCGACCTCTTCACTGCGGCGCATCAGTTCCCGCTGGAACACGCGGTCCTTGATGCTGGTGATCACGTCCCACGCGGCGTCGGACAGGGCGGCCTCGGCGCTGGCGGGCCGCGCGACCTCCACGAACAGCGTGTCCCCGGCCCGCCAGGTGCGGGCGAACTGTTCGCCGCGCCCGGGGGTCCACTCGGTCTCGAAGTCCCGGGCGTCCTCGATCAGGACCTTCAGGCGCGCTGCGGGGGCGTCGGCCGGCACCCGGTGCCCTTCACCCAGCGCGCCCCACAGGCTCAGGCCGCGCTCATCGCTGGCCCGCATGTCTTCGTACGCCCGGGCCAGGGTGGCCGAGCCGTCCGCGAGGCGCGCTACGACGCGCCCGTCGGTGAGGAAGGCCACGTCTGCGTCCTCCATGCGGGCCTCGTGGGTCAGGTGGTGCAGTCCCAGGCCCCAGCGGCGCTGCGCCGCCTGCAAGGCCTCGGTGAGGGCGCGGTCGACCGTGAGGGAGTCGGCGCCGCTGTCATGCAGGGCCTGGATCTGGCTGTCCACGGCGGCCGTCGCCATCAGCGCGTCGAAGGCCTGGAAGGGGGAGGACGTGGTGGTGGGGGCGTCTTTTGTCTTTGCTCGTGCCATAGTTTCTTTATTCTGCCCTGAACAGAGCGGCTTGTGTGTTCAACGCACACCATAGCGTATTTCATACTGCCTGCTACGGCTATGGCGAAACGTGCGCCCCGGGTGCCGTGACCGGACCGCCTTGCGGTTCGCGCCGCGCGCTGCGGGACGCAGCGTACGCGCCGGCACTCGCCAAGCCGGGCCACACGCGGTATGGTCACCCATGATGAGCGAGTCCAGCCTTCCACCACGGCCGTGGCTGGACCTGACCGTCAGCCTCAGCCGCGCCACCACCCGGAGTGAACTGAACGCTGCCCTGACCGGCCCGGCTGCGCAGGCGCTGAACCTGCGCGCCCAGCTCGGCCCACCGGACGGACCGGGCCGGCCCCTGCGCGTGGCCGGACAGCCGGTCGCCACCCTGACCACCGCGCCTGACGCGGACCCACAGCTCAGCGAGGCGCTCGCCGCCCTGCTGGAACTGAACCTGGCGCGGCAGAGCCCGCCGACGTCCTGGCACGCCGGAAGCGAAAATGCACTTCAGGCGTTCATTCACATGAGTGATCACGTCAGCACCGAACTCGAGCTCGACGGCCTGCTGCGCTGCGCCGACCGGGCCTTTCAGGACCTGCTGCCCGGGGTCACCGTGAGCCTCCTGGAGCGGCTGGAGGGTGCGTGGGCCGTTCGTTTCACCTCCGGGCACATCGCTTGGGAGCACCGCACGCCTGTACCGGACGGGCTTCAGATCACTGCGCCGGCCCTGGCCGAAGCGGAGCGCGCACGCGGGCCGGTGTTCATCGACCACTGGAACGCGGAGGCCCAGGGCATTCCGCAGAGCGCCGCCTACCGCGCCGCGGCCTTCCAGGCGTTTGCGCAGCCCGGCGCGGGGGTCGCCATGCTCAGCGTGGGCTGCACCCACCGGTCCACCTGGACGACCACCGAGCGCGCCGTGTTTACCGCCGCCGCCCGCGCGTTCGGACAGGCGCTTGACCGCGTCTCGCAGGCGCAGCAGCTCGCCGCGGAACGCGCCGCCCTGAACGCCTTCGTGGAATTCAAGGAGCGCGCCATGGAAAGCGCGGACATCACGGACCTGGCCGCGCAGGCCGCGCAGGTTCTGCGCGCCACGCTGGGCGCGGTGTCCGTGGCGTACCTCGTGCCTCACGGTGACCTGTGGCGCGCCACGGTGACCGCCGGTCCCCTGCCGCCGCGCCTCGCGTCGGCCCTGCGCGACGGCCTCCCCCTGACCGGCGACCGCGTCGGGCAGGCCCTGCGGGAGCAGCGGGAGGTGTTCGCGCCGCGCTTCACAACCCGCGTGGCCGCGCAGCCCGCCGTGGACGCCTTCGGCGCCGTCGCCCTGTACCCCGTGTGCGAGGACACCCGGCCTGTGGGCATGCTGGCCATGGGCACCGTGCGCGCCCCGGACTGGACCGAACGCGAGCGCAGCGTGTTCCGCGCGGTGGGCCGCAGCCTCTCCCAGGCCGTGGACCGCGCCCGCAAGGAGCGCCGCCTGACGGAGCAGAACGCGCAGCTGCAGGCCCAGGCGCGCTCCCTGCAGGCCTTCGCGCAGCTCAGCGCGGACCTGGGCGCCCAGGAGGACCGCTACGCCCTGATCCGCCGCGCGCAGGAAATCGCCCTGAGCCTCCTGCCCGAGGGATTCGCGCTGTACTACGAACCCGAAGGACCCCTGTGGACGCTGCGTTCGCAGGTGGGCAGCCTGCGCAACCCGGAGCTGCAGGCCGCCGTGAACCGCGGCCTGCCGTACCACCAGACCCGCAACCTGCTGATTCCCTGGGAGAGCGGCGAACCGCACTACCTCGACACGTACCCGCCCGAGATGGATCAGCTTGACAGCACCCGCGGGGTCGTGGGTGCCACCGTGACCGTGCGCCTCACTCAGGGGGGGCAGCCCACCGGCGTGTTCGCCATCGGCCAGTACCATCCGCGCCGCTGGAGTCCCGCGGACCGCGCCCTGATCGACGGCGTGACCTCCAGCCTCACGCTGGCTCTGGACCGCGCCGCGAGCGTCGCGGAGCTGCGCCGGACCACGCAGGACATGGCCCGCAGCAACGCCGCGCTGCAGGCGGCGAACGAGGAGCTTGAAGCGTTCGCGTACTCGGTCAGTCACGACCTGCGCGCGCCTGTGCGGCACATCGCCGGGTTCACGGACCTGCTGCGCAAAAGCCTGGGTGAGCAGGTCGAGCACCACCCCCGGAGCGGGCGTTACCTGAATGTCATCGCCGAGTCCGCGGCGCAGATGAACGCCCTGATCGACGCGATGCTCAACCTCTCCCGCGTGACCCGGCAGGAACTGCGCCTGACGCACGTGGACCTGAATGCCGCTGTGGCCGGCGTCCGCGCCGAACTGAGTGCCGACCTGCGCAGCCGCAACGTGACCTTTCAGGTGGCGCCGCTGCCCACCGTGTACGCCGATGCGGCCCTGATCCGGCAGGTGCTCGCCAACCTGCTCGGCAACGCCGTGAAGTACACCGCCGGGCGCAGCCACGCCGTGATCGAGGTGTGGGCCGTCACGGAGCCGCAGCAGTGGACCGTGTACGTCCGCGACAACGGCGTGGGCTTCGACCCGGCGTACGCGCACAAGCTGTTCGGGGTCTTTCAGCGCCTGCACCGCGCTGATGAGTTCGGTGGGACCGGCGTGGGCCTCGCGAACGTGCGCCGCATCCTGCAGCGCCACGGCGGGAACGTGGGCGCAGAAAGCCAGCCTGGACGGGGGGCCACCTTCCGCTTTACGCTGCCGCGCCCGCTGTGACGCTACACTCACCGCACCTCAAGTCAACAGCCCCGGAGGGTTCCATGCCTGATCTCCCTGCCCGGCCGGACGTGTTCCAGCCAGACTCCGAATGCCTTCCCGAAGCGCAGCTGCGCGCCCTGCAACTTCAGCGGCTTCAGGCCATGCTTGAACGTCAGTGGGCGCAGGTGCCTGCGTACCGCGCCCGCTTCGAAGCGGCGGGCGTCACGCCCGGCGACCTGCGCCGCCTGGAGGACCTGCGTCACTTTCCGTTCACCCGGAAAAGCGACCTGCGCGATCATTACCCGCTGGGCCTGTGCGCCGCACCCCGGGCGTCACTGCGCCGCATTCACGCCAGCAGCGGCACGAGCGGCAAACCCACCGTCGTGGCGTACGACGACCATGACCTGAACATCTTCGCGGAAGTCGTGGCCCGCAGCCTGTACGCCGCCGGCGCCCGCCCCGGCATGACCTTCCACAACGCCTACGGGTACGGCCTGTTCACCGGCGGCCTGGGCACCCATGCGGGAGCCGAGCGGCTGGGCCTGTGCACCGTGCCCGTTTCAGGCGGCGCGACGGAACGTCAGCTCGACCTGCTGCTGGACCTTCAGCCGGACGTGATTGCCTGCACGCCCAGCTACGCCCTGGTGCTCGCCGAGGGCCTCGCCCGCCGCGGCGTGCGCCCCGGCGACCTGCAGCTCCGGTACGCGGTGCTGGGCGCCGAGCCCTGGGCGGAAAAGACCCGGCAGGCGGTGCAGGAGCGCCTGCACGTGCAGGCCACGAACATCTACGGACTGTCCGAGATCATCGGGCCCGGCGTGAGCAACGAAGATGTCCGCGAACAGAGTGGGAGTTACATCTGGGAGGACCACTTCTACCCGGAGATCGTGCACCCCGACACCGGCGAGGTGCTGCCTGACGGCGAGTGGGGCGTTCTCGTCCTGTCCTCCATGACCCGCTCGGCCCTGCCCCTGCTGCGCTACTGGACCGGCGACATCACGCGCCTGCTGCCCGGTGACAACACCACGGGGCGCAGCGTGCGCCGCATGGCCGCCATCCAGGGCCGCAGCGACGACCTGATCATCCTGCGCGGCGTCAACGTGTACCCCACGCAGCTTGAAGCCGTGCTGCTCAGGCTGGGGCAGATCAGCCCCCACTACCACGTGACCCTCACCCGCACCGGTCTGCTTGACGACCTGACCCTGCAACTGGAGTGCGACGTGCCCAGCGCCGCCCTGCGGGACGAGGTGCAGCGGCAGGTCAAGGCGCAGGTGGGCGTCACCATCCGCTGCGAACTGTGCGCGCCCGGCACGCTGCCCCGCAGCGAGGGCGGCAAGCTGCGCCGCGTGACCGACCTGCGC is a genomic window of Deinococcus taeanensis containing:
- a CDS encoding AMP-binding protein yields the protein MFQPDSECLPEAQLRALQLQRLQAMLERQWAQVPAYRARFEAAGVTPGDLRRLEDLRHFPFTRKSDLRDHYPLGLCAAPRASLRRIHASSGTSGKPTVVAYDDHDLNIFAEVVARSLYAAGARPGMTFHNAYGYGLFTGGLGTHAGAERLGLCTVPVSGGATERQLDLLLDLQPDVIACTPSYALVLAEGLARRGVRPGDLQLRYAVLGAEPWAEKTRQAVQERLHVQATNIYGLSEIIGPGVSNEDVREQSGSYIWEDHFYPEIVHPDTGEVLPDGEWGVLVLSSMTRSALPLLRYWTGDITRLLPGDNTTGRSVRRMAAIQGRSDDLIILRGVNVYPTQLEAVLLRLGQISPHYHVTLTRTGLLDDLTLQLECDVPSAALRDEVQRQVKAQVGVTIRCELCAPGTLPRSEGGKLRRVTDLRGER
- a CDS encoding Ohr family peroxiredoxin — its product is MTTEAKLLFTTTSDVHGGRTGQAFIGRDRLNVTLRPPHARTEGTDPEELFAAGYASCFLSALQSVARRDGVTIGTPQGRAHVSLHTDASGGYSLGVKMQVFLPGTPHDTATQLLHAAHAVCPYSRAVAGNVDVQLEVLSAPL
- a CDS encoding sensor histidine kinase, with the translated sequence MMSESSLPPRPWLDLTVSLSRATTRSELNAALTGPAAQALNLRAQLGPPDGPGRPLRVAGQPVATLTTAPDADPQLSEALAALLELNLARQSPPTSWHAGSENALQAFIHMSDHVSTELELDGLLRCADRAFQDLLPGVTVSLLERLEGAWAVRFTSGHIAWEHRTPVPDGLQITAPALAEAERARGPVFIDHWNAEAQGIPQSAAYRAAAFQAFAQPGAGVAMLSVGCTHRSTWTTTERAVFTAAARAFGQALDRVSQAQQLAAERAALNAFVEFKERAMESADITDLAAQAAQVLRATLGAVSVAYLVPHGDLWRATVTAGPLPPRLASALRDGLPLTGDRVGQALREQREVFAPRFTTRVAAQPAVDAFGAVALYPVCEDTRPVGMLAMGTVRAPDWTERERSVFRAVGRSLSQAVDRARKERRLTEQNAQLQAQARSLQAFAQLSADLGAQEDRYALIRRAQEIALSLLPEGFALYYEPEGPLWTLRSQVGSLRNPELQAAVNRGLPYHQTRNLLIPWESGEPHYLDTYPPEMDQLDSTRGVVGATVTVRLTQGGQPTGVFAIGQYHPRRWSPADRALIDGVTSSLTLALDRAASVAELRRTTQDMARSNAALQAANEELEAFAYSVSHDLRAPVRHIAGFTDLLRKSLGEQVEHHPRSGRYLNVIAESAAQMNALIDAMLNLSRVTRQELRLTHVDLNAAVAGVRAELSADLRSRNVTFQVAPLPTVYADAALIRQVLANLLGNAVKYTAGRSHAVIEVWAVTEPQQWTVYVRDNGVGFDPAYAHKLFGVFQRLHRADEFGGTGVGLANVRRILQRHGGNVGAESQPGRGATFRFTLPRPL
- a CDS encoding LysR substrate-binding domain-containing protein, producing the protein MDQRHLQAFVTVAHERHFGRAAERLHLTAPPLGRMIRALEDEIGTPLLTRTTRRVDLTPAGAAFLPEAQAILTHLDVAASLARRTAAGEAGQLRLGYVGAAQTRLVPRLWRRLHGSHPDVQLHATELCTPDQRQALLAGELDAGLMALPVWHDELCAQLLTRIPLLAALPADHALAGRAHLRLRDLAGEEWLTCTPNATTLPPEQVQALCQAFGVVPRTRAVGGTESAVVGRVAAGLGVTLVPQTLVNPQQDGVSFVPLLDEVTLDVGVVTRRDASNPALAPLLAHLAALADP
- a CDS encoding DNA repair protein; translated protein: MARAKTKDAPTTTSSPFQAFDALMATAAVDSQIQALHDSGADSLTVDRALTEALQAAQRRWGLGLHHLTHEARMEDADVAFLTDGRVVARLADGSATLARAYEDMRASDERGLSLWGALGEGHRVPADAPAARLKVLIEDARDFETEWTPGRGEQFARTWRAGDTLFVEVARPASAEAALSDAAWDVITSIKDRVFQRELMRRSEEVGMLGALLGARHAGARSNLSLLPDAHFTVQAAVHQVSGAEARNAETHRALLRAAGAELDELQSHTTRQLAEVLRHGLNNR